A single window of Pungitius pungitius chromosome 20, fPunPun2.1, whole genome shotgun sequence DNA harbors:
- the LOC119195041 gene encoding mitochondrial basic amino acids transporter-like — protein MDFVAGCIGGAAGVLVGHPFDTVKVRLQVQSIDKPLYRGTYHCFQSIIRQESVFGLYKGIGSPMMGLTFINAIVFGVQGNAMRMLAHDTPTNQFFAGAAAGAIQCVICCPMELAKTRMQLQGTGEKKSSRKLYKNSLDCLVRIYNREGLRGVNRGMVTTFIRETPGFGVYFLSYDVLTRGLGCEPNDRYMIPKLLFAGGMAGIASWLSTYPVDVIKSRLQADGVGGVHQYSGIADCVRQSVRREGYMVFTRGLTSTLLRAFPVNAATFATVTLILIYARGVEEGPKDCESRPSSL, from the exons ATGGACTTCGTCGCCGGATGCATCGGAG GTGCTGCTGGAGTGTTGGTTGGACACCCATTCGACACAGTTAAG GTGAGGCTGCAGGTCCAGAGTATCGATAAGCCTCTGTATCGCGGCACCTACCATTGTTTCCAGTCCATCATTCGCCAGGAGTCG GTATTTGGCTTGTACAAAGGCATTGGCTCCCCAATGATGGGCCTCACATTCATCAATGCCATAGTGTTCGGTGTCCAGGGCAACGCCATGCGGATGCTGGCACATGACACCCCCACCAACCAGTTTTTTGCCGGCGCTGCAGCGGGTGCCATCCAGTGCGTCATCTGCTGCCCCATGGAACTGGCCAAAACCCGCATGCAGTTGCAAGGCACCGGAGAGAAGAAGTCCTCTAGGAAGTTGTACAAGAATTCCCTGGACTGCTTGGTGCGCATCTACAACCGGGAGGGTCTGCGGGGGGTCAACCGCGGCATGGTGACCACGTTCATCCGCGAGACGCCCGGCTTCGGCGTGTACTTCCTGTCCTACGACGTGCTGACGCGCGGCCTCGGCTGCGAGCCCAACGACCGCTACATGATCCCCAAGCTGCTGTTCGCCGGGGGCATGGCCGGCATCGCCTCCTGGCTCTCCACCTACCCCGTGGACGTGATCAAGTCGCGGCTGCAGGCGGACGGGGTGGGCGGCGTCCACCAGTACAGCGGCATCGCCGACTGCGTGCGGCAGAGCGTCCGGCGAGAGGGCTACATGGTGTTCACGCGCGGCCTCACCTCCACGCTGCTGCGAGCCTTCCCCGTGAACGCGGCCACCTTCGCCACCGTCACGCTCATCCTCATTTACGCCCGGGGCGTGGAGGAGGGACCCAAAGACTGCGAGTCCCGGCCCTCCAGCCtgtga
- the vrtn gene encoding vertnin → MIQRKEVVLSVLGNLQEATESSGLDALTRVALEVDRALAPFQLPQTPCQDFPEWTGVDETAHGLYPPDAPAGLLPVKCLGEGNLLFDAVSLLLVGNTGLSLELQVRTVAEMVLWKRYYLSGMIDSKMMLQAVRFSLCAEESEDMLNLPAAVLEAIFDADLKASCFPGSYANMWHLYALSSVLQFNIYSIYPMFNLKIRPYFNRLITPRTWPQGCETLTLHVMWSGGMQSGSSFKPNHFVALVRTSDLTTRSPGSERRASPTKGEELRNAESQLSYPGLKDKYNITKRTFYRWKRQTQEHCKKSAARYEAKYFLQACYLEGKLIPLHQFKEFFPEISRSSYYNWKHELLKSGGSFSASSSTGEISPGESTEQEAWSSPEAKKDEPDPHDNLVGMFGLGKVDVERAQNVAHMQEAKRCLQNCIAMNGALPFRIFKRNFPGISRSTYYNWRREALLFRGGYKVAVGSSEDSSDADKSQSPNNLSPALLNANQHFAPKARVCRQKHKIFRLAYMSKKRLRDAAKLHVQRSKWSLTKFKLKFPSMSPCFYWLWRSSQNRKKKKKKEIVEQNAGVELPEGLEVTAADDQVTPRRVEVERVLPLVESPKYVESSPFHAPHSKHALHGQAPIEAQMFAMDVVALANFKAKAKLFLQQRFEEKSFPTFKEFRSYFPFTPRSTYYMWKRALHHGVSLVHG, encoded by the exons ATGATTCAGAGGAAGGAGGTCGTGTTGTCCGTTCTGGGGAATCTCCAGGAGGCCACGGAGAGCTCCGGCCTGGACGCCCTGACCAGAGTGGCCCTGGAGGTCGACCGGGCTCTCGCTCCCTTCCAGCTCCCACAGACCCCGTGTCAGGATTTCCCCGAGTGGACGGGCGTGGATGAAACGGCTCATGGCCTCTACCCGCCCGACGCGCCCGCGGGCCTCCTGCCTGTGAAGTGCCTCGGAGAGGGCAACCTTCTGTTCGATGCCGTCAGCCTGCTGTTAGTGGGCAACACTGGACTCAGCTTggagctgcag GTACGGACGGTAGCGGAGATGGTGCTGTGGAAGAGATACTACCTGTCCGGGATGATCGATTCAAAAATGATGCTTCAGGCTGTTCGCTTCAGTCTTTGTGCCGAAGAGTCCGAGGACATGCTAAACCTCCCTGCCGCTGTCCTGGAGGCCATCTTTGATGCCGATCTCAAAGCGTCCTGCTTCCCCGGCTCCTACGCCAACATGTGGCACCTGTACGCCCTCTCGTCGGTGTTGCAGTTCAACATCTACTCCATCTACCCAATGTTCAACCTGAAGATCCGACCCTATTTCAACCGCCTCATAACACCGAGGACCTGGCCCCAAGGCTGTGAGACGCTAACCCTTCACGTCATGTGGTCGGGCGGGATGCAGTCCGGCTCCTCGTTCAAGCCGAACCACTTTGTGGCACTGGTCCGGACGAGCGACCTCACGACCCGAAGCCCCGGCAGCGAGCGGAGGGCGTCGCCGACCAAGGGCGAGGAGCTGCGCAACGCGGAGTCGCAGCTCTCCTACCCGGGCCTGAAGGACAAGTACAACATCACCAAGAGGACCTTCTACCGCTGGAAGAGGCAGACGCAGGAGCACTGCAAGAAGTCAGCAGCCAGGTACGAGGCCAAGTATTTCCTGCAGGCCTGCTACCTGGAAGGCAAGCTCATCCCTCTGCACCAATTCAAGGAGTTCTTCCCTGAGATCTCGAGGTCCTCGTACTACAACTGGAAGCACGAGCTCCTGAAATCCGGCGGCAGCTTCTCCGCCTCGTCGTCCACCGGCGAGATCAGTCCCGGCGAGAGCACGGAGCAGGAGGCCTGGTCTTCGCCGGAAGCCAAGAAGGACGAGCCGGACCCCCACGACAACCTGGTCGGCATGTTTGGCCTGGGCAAGGTGGACGTGGAGCGGGCCCAGAACGTGGCCCACATGCAGGAAGCGAAGCGCTGTCTGCAAAATTGCATCGCCATGAACGGCGCCCTGCCCTTCAGGATCTTCAAAAGAAACTTCCCGGGGATCTCAAGATCGACGTACTACAACTGGAGGAGAGAGGCCCTGCTGTTCCGTGGGGGTTACAAAGTCGCCGTTGGCAGCAGCGAGGACAGCTCCGACGCCGACAAGAGCCAAAGTCCAAACAACCTGTCTCCGGCCCTGCTTAACGCCAACCAGCATTTCGCGCCCAAAGCCAGAGTCTGCaggcaaaaacacaaaatcttcAGGCTGGCGTACATGAGTAAAAAACGGCTCAGAGACGCCGCGAAGCTTCACGTCCAAAGGTCCAAGTGGTCCCTGACCAAGTTCAAGCTGAAGTTCCCCTCCATGTCCCCTTGCTTTTACTGGCTCTGGCGTAGCAGTCAGAAccgcaagaagaagaagaagaaggagattGTCGAGCAGAACGCAGGGGTCGAGCTCCCGGAGGGGCTCGAGGTCACCGCCGCGGACGACCAGGTGACACCGAGGAGGGTGGAGGTTGAGCGCGTGCTCCCGCTTGTCGAAAGTCCCAAATATGTAGAGAGCTCGCCCTTCCATGCCCCACATTCAAAGCACGCGCTTCACGGCCAGGCCCCCATAGAGGCGCAGATGTTTGCGATGGATGTTGTGGCTCTGGCCAACTTCAAGGCCAAGGCCAAGCTGTTCCTGCAGCAACGCTTTGAGGAGAAATCCTTCCCCACGTTCAAAGAGTTCCGGTCCTACTTCCCCTTCACCCCTCGCTCGACGTACTACATGTGGAAGCGAGCGTTGCATCACGGCGTGTCACTGGTTCACGGGTAA